The nucleotide sequence TCTTCTCTATCGCCATACAGCTTTTCTGCAGCGTCAGCCAGATCTAAATTACCATGTCCCCCAAGCATTTCTAATAGATAGGCTTTTTTAGTTTTTTGTCTCGCCATTATAGTTATCCTCCTCAAAATTTTTTTGTATTTTAAAAAGATAATATTTTGAAGTCAAAGGATAAAATGAGTCAATGTGAAGCCATTAAATCCCTCCTAGAATATGCGTTATCAGAATACGAGAAAAAACCTTCAAAAAAGTGAAAAAACCCCACAGATATAGTGAGGTTTTGTTTTCATAACAGGTTTTATTTTCGAGTATAATAATGCGGCGGGCTACCCACCTAATCGCCCCTGCCGGAGAAAAGCGCGCGCAGGAAAATGCGAGTTAGATAGGACGGTGCTCCGTCCAACTCCGCTACTCTCTACAATATCCTTATTCAGTTTTCAAAGGTCATTCGTAACAAAAATGGATAAATCAAGCAAACTCTCGCTTTTGCCCCCAGCGCCGGTTCTCTAAGCGTAGCGATCTGGTACATACCAGATTAAGGGAGTCCCTCACCGGAAACGCCACCCGTTTAGGTACGTGCGCATCACATTTTCCCCATTTTTAGCGCAAATGTGATCCATAAAACATAATATCAAAATTACAAACGTCTGTAAACATCAATTTTTCCAACAAAGTATCATTTTATCCTAAATAGTCAGTATTTTCACCATTTTATAAAAGCTGCTTTTTTTCATCCCCGTCCGGCGCATGGCTTCCACGGCAGTCATTTTCCCTTCCCTCCACTGCTGGCATATCTCCTGGAAGTTGGGGGGTATCACACAACCAGGCCGTCCAAGGCGCTTACCATTCGCCCTAGCTACCGATATTCCTTCCCGCTGGCGCTGCTTTATTTTCTTGCGCTCCTGCTCGGCCACATAAGAAAGCAGGCTCAAAAACTGATCCTCCATCAGCTTGCCGATGTCGCCCATCTCCCGAAACTTGCGGCTGTCGAAGATGTTTTCATTCTCCAGCACCACTATATCAGCGCCTATCTCCC is from Pelotomaculum isophthalicicum JI and encodes:
- a CDS encoding recombinase family protein produces the protein MNIGYVRVSSKDQNEERQVLKMRELGIEDRFLFIDKASGKDFDRPEYQAMKRIVRGGDVIYLDALDRLGRDYDGIIREWKEITREIGADIVVLENENIFDSRKFREMGDIGKLMEDQFLSLLSYVAEQERKKIKQRQREGISVARANGKRLGRPGCVIPPNFQEICQQWREGKMTAVEAMRRTGMKKSSFYKMVKILTI